The uncultured Desulfatiglans sp. DNA window AACAAACAGATGCCTCGTTTTTCCCGATCCCATAAAGCAACATCCACCCTGAAATGGTTCGCATCTGCCCCTTTACGCCGACGGCCTAGAGCAGGGGTGGTCGGGGCCGGATCGACGTCAAAGAAAGGGCCTTTTCGAGAGGCTTTCAGCGTTCCGATGCCCGGCCGGCCCGTCCTGGACCCCGCCACAATCCTTTTTTGCTCACTCTGAAACGACCATCCAGCGCGGGCCCGTCTCTATCACTCAACAAGTGTTTTCTTACAGCAGGCCCTCTCCGGAAGCCGATCTCAACTCCAACTCTCTCCCGTTATAGGTGCGCATCGAAAGCCTCCCCTCCCGAACGGTGCAGACAACGGCCCCGTCCCAGTCGGTTCGAAACACCTCGCATCCTCTGGCAGAGTAACCCGCGAGGGTGCGGGAATCGGGAAAATCACCGCCGGCCCCGCACGAAATGACACATACCCGCGGACGCACCCGATCGAGAAAAACATCGGAGCTCGACGTGGCGCTTCCATGGTGCGGGGAGAGCAGGACATCGCTCCTGAGGGCCTCCCCGCAGCGGTTGGCAAGCAGCGCTTCGGCGGGTCTTTCGATGTCTCCCGGAAACAGGAAGGCGAAGCCCTGATAGGACAATTTCAAGACGAGAGAGCGATTGTTGAAACCCAATCCCTCGGCTTCCGGCCCCATCCCGTCCTTTCCGGGCTGCAGGACCTCAACCCTCACTCCGTTGATCATCGTCGCGTCCGGTCCGGGCGGCGGCAGCCGGGGGAAGATGCGCTCCTCCTCGAGGGTCAGCACGAGGCGCCGGTAGAGGTCATTGTCTGCGGCATCTCCGTTGTACCAGAATTCCGACGGTGAGAAGGATGCCGCAATGAAGGGAAAGCCCCCCATGTGATCTGCCTCAGGGTGGCTCAGGACCAGGTAGTCCAATTGTCGAATCTTCGCCTGCCACAAGAAGGGCGCCACCACCATTCGCCCGACATCGAAGGTTCCTCCGCTGAAACCGCCCCCGTCGACGAGCATTTTCTTTCCCCCTGGAAATTCGATCAGGGCCGCGTTGCCCTGCCCCACATCCAGGAAGGTGACGCGCATATTGTCGTTGAAGGATACCCGTTTGATCCAATAAATGGAATCGAACACAATCAGCAAAGCGACCGACATCGCCAGCCACTTCGCCCAGAGACTTCGTCGAAAAAAATAAAGCGAGAACAGTCCCATGTAAAAAAGGGCGATCTCGAAGCCGTTCGGAGTAGGCAGCCAGACTCCTGCCCCAGGCAGGTCCGCCCAGAAGCGGACGAGCCACAGGACAACGGACTGGCCCCAGCCGGACATTTCGACCAGAACCCCGGCTGCCCCCTCAGAAAACGGGAGCAAAAAGGCGCCGAACAACCCCAGCGGCAATACCCAGCACCCCAAGATGGGAACAGCCGAGAGATTGGCGGGAACCACCACCAACGGGAAGCGGTGGAAGTAATAAACCGTCAAAGGCAGCAAGAAGAGGGTGGCGCACAATGAAACCGCCGCGAGACCGGCAAAATATCCGAAGACGCGCCGAAAACTTCTCCCTTCCGAACCCTTTCCAGGCGCGTTGAGACCCAGCCTGTCCGTCAGAACGGGCATGAACCACAGCAGACCGGCGACCGCCCCGAAAGAGAGTTGAAAAGAGATGGAAAAGATGGCTTGGGGGTCCACGGCGAGGATCAACAACGCAGCCAACGCCAGGGTGGACCACCTGTCCCGCGATCGGCCCCAGAGCCCGGCTCCCAGGAAAATCAAGACCATGAGGACGGCCCGTTGGGCCGACACCTGAAACCCGGCCATCCCGAGATAGACCAGGAGGGTGAGAGCCGTGACCGCCGCAGCCGGGACACCCACCGGCACACGCAGCGCCAGATGCGGAAAGTAGAGCAGCAAACGGCGCAGGCCGAAAAAGGTCAACCCAGCCAGCAAACCCATGTGCAGCCCGGAGACGGCGAGGATGTGCGCCAGGCCGCTGATATTGAAACGGTCCTGCGTTGTTTGATCCACAGCGCTCCGATCCCCCAGCAGAATCGCCTGAGAAAAGGCCGACCTCCGTTCGTCGAGCCGTTCGGTCAAGAGTCCCCGAAAACGTTCACGTCCTTCTTCGAAAAACGCCTGGATTGCGGGCAGTTCTCCATGCCCAAGCGGCACCACCAGATAGCCGTTCGAAACCACCGCCCGGCAGCTGTACCCTTGGCAGGCCATTTGGCCTTCGTAGTCATAGGCGCCGGGATTCGCAAAATTGCGGAAAACGCGAAGCCGCGCGGGCAACTGAACGCGTTCTCCTGCACGCAGGGGAACCCCATTGCCGTAAACAGAGACGAGAACCTTCTCGTCGGCGCTCAGAGCGGTCCGACCAATGACCACCCGCTCAACGGCCAGCGCGAATCGCGCGCGCCCGTTTTCGACACGGACAGGATTCAAAACCGTCCCCACCAGCCCGAGCTGCGGCTCCTGGGGAGCCAGGATATCGAGGATCGGCAAAGGATGGTGGATACTCTCGACGAGGGCCGCTGCCGTTACGATTCCAGGGAGCAGAAACAGGACGCGGCGGCCCCTGGGGAAAAGAAGGGTCAGAAGCACAAAAACAGCTGTGGCGGCGCCCAGGGCCGCCGCGGAATACCCGCCGGCGAAGTGAAACCGGTGCCCCAGCAGAATCCCGGCCACCCATGCACAAAGAACGGGAACAAGCGGCCGGTGCATTGTTTCATTCTTTCTCGCGCCAGATCGCAGCGCCGAGGCCCTGAAAC harbors:
- a CDS encoding DNA internalization competence protein ComEC/Rec2-like protein, encoding MHRPLVPVLCAWVAGILLGHRFHFAGGYSAAALGAATAVFVLLTLLFPRGRRVLFLLPGIVTAAALVESIHHPLPILDILAPQEPQLGLVGTVLNPVRVENGRARFALAVERVVIGRTALSADEKVLVSVYGNGVPLRAGERVQLPARLRVFRNFANPGAYDYEGQMACQGYSCRAVVSNGYLVVPLGHGELPAIQAFFEEGRERFRGLLTERLDERRSAFSQAILLGDRSAVDQTTQDRFNISGLAHILAVSGLHMGLLAGLTFFGLRRLLLYFPHLALRVPVGVPAAAVTALTLLVYLGMAGFQVSAQRAVLMVLIFLGAGLWGRSRDRWSTLALAALLILAVDPQAIFSISFQLSFGAVAGLLWFMPVLTDRLGLNAPGKGSEGRSFRRVFGYFAGLAAVSLCATLFLLPLTVYYFHRFPLVVVPANLSAVPILGCWVLPLGLFGAFLLPFSEGAAGVLVEMSGWGQSVVLWLVRFWADLPGAGVWLPTPNGFEIALFYMGLFSLYFFRRSLWAKWLAMSVALLIVFDSIYWIKRVSFNDNMRVTFLDVGQGNAALIEFPGGKKMLVDGGGFSGGTFDVGRMVVAPFLWQAKIRQLDYLVLSHPEADHMGGFPFIAASFSPSEFWYNGDAADNDLYRRLVLTLEEERIFPRLPPPGPDATMINGVRVEVLQPGKDGMGPEAEGLGFNNRSLVLKLSYQGFAFLFPGDIERPAEALLANRCGEALRSDVLLSPHHGSATSSSDVFLDRVRPRVCVISCGAGGDFPDSRTLAGYSARGCEVFRTDWDGAVVCTVREGRLSMRTYNGRELELRSASGEGLL